The proteins below are encoded in one region of Fibrella aestuarina BUZ 2:
- a CDS encoding FKBP-type peptidyl-prolyl cis-trans isomerase, with the protein MAQAQAGDTVQVHYTGTLTDGTLFDSSQGRSPLEFTLGSGQVIKGFDDGITGMAVGDHKTIHIPVEEAYGPAHEEMVFTLDRSDIPDEIPLEVGMTLNMHEDGNPQPVPVIVRALSDDSVVLDANHPLAGQDLTFEIELVGIK; encoded by the coding sequence ATGGCACAGGCACAAGCTGGCGACACCGTTCAGGTTCACTACACAGGTACGTTGACCGACGGCACCTTATTCGATTCGTCGCAGGGACGTAGCCCATTAGAATTTACGCTCGGCAGCGGGCAGGTCATCAAAGGATTCGATGATGGCATCACGGGCATGGCTGTCGGCGATCATAAAACCATCCATATTCCCGTTGAAGAGGCCTATGGCCCGGCGCACGAAGAGATGGTCTTCACGCTCGACCGTTCGGATATTCCCGACGAAATCCCCCTTGAGGTAGGCATGACGCTCAACATGCACGAAGACGGTAACCCGCAACCCGTGCCCGTGATCGTCCGCGCCCTGAGCGACGATTCGGTCGTGCTCGACGCCAACCACCCCCTCGCCGGGCAGGACCTGACGTTCGAGATCGAACTGGTCGGGATTAAGTAA
- the lepA gene encoding translation elongation factor 4 has product MKHIRNFCIIAHIDHGKSTLADRLLEFTKTVGARDMQAQLLDDMDLERERGITIKSHAIQMDYMHNGEKYTLNLIDTPGHVDFSYEVSRSIAACEGALLLVDASQGTEAQTISNLYLAMNNNLVIIPVLNKIDLPGAMPEEIKDEMVDLLGCERDDIIPASGKEGIGVPEILAAIVERIPPPKGDPNAPLQALIFDSQFNSYRGIEVIFRVKNGSIQKGQKVKFMNTGKEYFADEIGTLRLSQEPKDSIECGDVGYLISGIKVAKEVKVGDTITSFDTPAKEAIQGFSEVKPMVFAGIYPVETSEFEELREAMEKLQLNDAALVWEPETSAALGFGFRCGFLGMLHMEIVQERLEREFDMTVITTVPSVRFEVMTTKGEFMQVSAPSEMPEPNFIDTIEEPFIKAQIITKAEYVGGIMSLCMDKRSILKNQVYLTADRVELQFEMPLAEVVFDFFDKLKTISRGYASLDYEFMDNREADMVKLDVMLNGDRVDALSAIVHRSKSYEWGRKLCEKLRELIPRQQFEIAIQAAIGQKIIARETLSALRKDVLAKCYGGDISRKRKLLDKQKKGKKRMRQVGNVEIPQAAFMAVLKIN; this is encoded by the coding sequence GTGAAACATATTCGGAATTTCTGCATTATCGCCCACATCGACCACGGTAAAAGCACCTTAGCTGACCGGCTGCTGGAGTTTACCAAGACCGTCGGTGCCCGCGATATGCAGGCCCAACTGCTCGACGATATGGACCTGGAGCGTGAGCGTGGCATCACCATCAAGAGCCACGCCATCCAGATGGATTACATGCATAACGGCGAGAAGTACACCCTCAACCTCATCGACACGCCGGGCCACGTCGACTTCAGCTATGAAGTGTCGCGGTCGATTGCCGCCTGCGAAGGTGCCCTGCTGCTCGTGGATGCCTCGCAGGGGACCGAAGCCCAGACGATCTCGAACCTGTACCTGGCGATGAATAACAACCTGGTTATCATCCCGGTGCTCAACAAGATCGACCTGCCCGGTGCCATGCCCGAGGAGATCAAAGACGAGATGGTGGACCTGCTCGGCTGCGAGCGCGACGATATCATCCCCGCCTCGGGCAAAGAGGGCATCGGCGTGCCGGAGATTCTGGCGGCGATCGTGGAGCGGATTCCGCCCCCGAAAGGTGACCCCAACGCGCCCCTGCAAGCCCTGATCTTCGATTCGCAGTTCAACTCCTACCGGGGTATCGAGGTTATTTTCCGGGTCAAGAATGGCTCGATCCAGAAAGGGCAGAAGGTGAAATTCATGAACACCGGCAAAGAGTATTTTGCCGATGAGATTGGCACGCTTCGCCTCTCGCAGGAACCCAAAGACAGCATCGAGTGCGGCGACGTAGGCTACCTCATTTCGGGCATCAAAGTGGCGAAAGAGGTAAAGGTGGGTGACACCATCACAAGCTTCGACACGCCCGCCAAAGAAGCCATTCAGGGATTCTCGGAAGTAAAACCGATGGTCTTTGCCGGCATCTACCCGGTCGAAACGAGCGAGTTTGAAGAACTGCGCGAGGCCATGGAGAAGCTGCAACTCAACGACGCCGCGCTGGTATGGGAGCCCGAAACCTCGGCGGCCCTTGGTTTTGGGTTCCGTTGTGGGTTCCTCGGCATGCTCCACATGGAGATTGTGCAGGAACGCCTCGAACGCGAATTCGACATGACCGTGATCACGACGGTGCCGTCGGTGCGGTTTGAAGTGATGACCACCAAAGGTGAGTTCATGCAGGTGTCGGCCCCGTCGGAGATGCCCGAGCCCAATTTTATCGACACCATCGAGGAGCCGTTCATCAAAGCGCAGATCATCACCAAGGCTGAATACGTGGGGGGCATCATGAGCCTTTGCATGGATAAGCGGAGTATCCTGAAAAACCAGGTTTACCTCACCGCCGACCGCGTGGAGCTGCAATTTGAGATGCCGCTGGCCGAGGTCGTGTTCGACTTCTTCGATAAACTCAAGACTATCTCGCGCGGGTATGCCTCGCTCGACTACGAGTTTATGGACAACCGCGAAGCCGACATGGTGAAGCTCGACGTGATGCTCAACGGCGACCGGGTCGACGCTCTCTCGGCCATCGTACACCGCAGTAAATCGTATGAATGGGGCCGGAAACTGTGCGAAAAACTGCGTGAGCTGATTCCGCGCCAACAGTTCGAAATCGCCATTCAGGCCGCCATCGGTCAGAAGATTATTGCCCGCGAAACGCTCAGTGCCCTGCGTAAAGACGTATTGGCGAAGTGTTATGGCGGTGATATTTCGCGGAAACGAAAACTGCTCGACAAACAGAAGAAAGGGAAGAAACGGATGCGTCAGGTCGGCAACGTCGAGATCCCGCAAGCCGCCTTCATGGCCGTGCTGAAGATCAACTAG
- the uvsE gene encoding UV DNA damage repair endonuclease UvsE, with amino-acid sequence MDTTPLNVGYACINLTLQVNEHITTTRGMIKKTFAEKGLQYASQLALQNVQDLLKVVDWNLEHGFQLFRISSDIFPWASEYRINQLPDFAEIRAVLEDIGARPIRLTCHPGPFNHLAGQGKVLENTITDLEYQSSVFDLMGLTPSHWNKINIHAGGTYGDKAGTLARFAKNFRERLSESLRARLTVENDDRPNLYTVQDLTYLHEQIGTPIVFDYFHHSLNPGDQTQEEAFLTAYGTWDVRPVFHYSDSRRDYEDPKARREAHADWLYNPVNTYGKDVDIVFESKMKELSILRIRGDVPDYSPKLQKLIQQTAATADE; translated from the coding sequence ATGGATACGACACCGCTCAACGTGGGATACGCCTGCATCAACCTGACGCTGCAGGTCAACGAACACATCACCACCACCCGGGGAATGATCAAAAAGACATTCGCCGAGAAAGGCCTGCAGTACGCATCGCAGTTGGCCCTGCAAAACGTGCAGGATTTGCTGAAGGTAGTCGACTGGAACCTCGAACACGGGTTTCAACTGTTTCGTATCTCGTCCGACATTTTCCCCTGGGCTTCTGAATACCGTATCAACCAACTCCCGGATTTTGCGGAGATCCGGGCCGTGCTGGAAGATATCGGCGCGCGGCCTATCCGGCTCACCTGCCATCCGGGGCCATTCAACCACCTGGCCGGGCAGGGCAAAGTGCTCGAGAATACCATCACCGATCTGGAATACCAGTCGTCGGTATTTGACCTGATGGGCCTCACGCCCTCGCACTGGAACAAGATCAACATCCACGCGGGCGGCACCTACGGCGACAAAGCCGGTACGTTGGCCCGATTTGCCAAAAATTTCCGCGAACGGCTGTCGGAGAGCCTACGCGCCCGGCTCACCGTCGAGAACGACGACCGGCCCAATCTGTATACGGTGCAGGATCTGACGTACCTGCACGAGCAGATCGGTACGCCCATCGTGTTCGATTATTTTCACCACAGCCTCAATCCCGGCGACCAAACGCAGGAAGAAGCTTTCCTAACGGCCTACGGCACTTGGGATGTACGCCCCGTCTTCCACTATTCTGATTCGCGGCGCGACTATGAAGACCCCAAAGCTCGCCGCGAAGCCCATGCCGACTGGCTCTATAACCCCGTCAACACCTACGGCAAGGACGTTGATATTGTCTTTGAATCGAAGATGAAGGAACTCTCGATCCTGCGCATCCGGGGCGACGTACCTGACTACTCGCCCAAACTCCAGAAGCTCATTCAGCAAACCGCCGCCACCGCCGATGAGTAG
- a CDS encoding SDR family NAD(P)-dependent oxidoreductase yields MNWLTNKRIVVVGGTTGMGLSAAQAFVREGAQVVVVGRNPDSCATAETLLDGNGLAMSGDAADPQTAIKAIDLCQTIFGGFDGLYHVAGGSGRRFGDGPLHELTLDGWNATFQLNLSSLMLSNQAAVRAFMAAGTGGTILNIGSVLSYSPSPKHFVTHAYAAAKAAASGFVRSTAAYYASHNIRINSLIPALVETPMAQRAAGDEAIMAFIKTKQPLDGGRIGKPSDLDGAAVYFMSDQSAFTTGQILTVDGGWDLSEGQY; encoded by the coding sequence TTGAACTGGCTTACGAATAAACGGATCGTTGTAGTCGGCGGTACTACTGGTATGGGGTTATCGGCCGCGCAGGCTTTCGTTCGCGAAGGCGCGCAGGTAGTGGTGGTAGGGCGCAACCCGGATAGCTGCGCCACGGCCGAAACGCTACTGGATGGCAACGGCTTAGCCATGAGCGGCGACGCCGCTGACCCACAAACAGCCATCAAAGCCATCGACCTCTGCCAGACGATCTTCGGCGGATTCGACGGACTTTATCACGTAGCGGGTGGCTCGGGTCGCCGTTTTGGCGATGGCCCCCTCCACGAACTCACCCTCGACGGCTGGAACGCCACGTTCCAACTCAACCTCAGCTCGCTGATGCTCTCGAATCAGGCGGCGGTGCGGGCCTTTATGGCGGCGGGTACGGGCGGCACCATCCTGAACATAGGTTCGGTGCTGAGTTACTCCCCTTCGCCTAAACACTTTGTCACGCACGCCTACGCCGCCGCCAAAGCCGCCGCTTCGGGTTTCGTGCGCTCGACGGCGGCCTATTATGCCAGCCACAACATCCGGATTAATAGCCTCATTCCGGCGCTGGTTGAGACACCGATGGCCCAACGCGCCGCTGGCGACGAAGCCATTATGGCCTTTATCAAAACCAAACAGCCCCTCGACGGGGGGCGCATTGGCAAACCCAGCGACCTCGATGGCGCAGCGGTCTATTTTATGTCGGATCAATCGGCGTTCACCACTGGCCAAATCCTCACCGTCGATGGTGGCTGGGATCTGAGCGAAGGGCAATACTGA
- the trxA gene encoding thioredoxin: MNKPQLPFNELIKSGQPVLVDFYADWCGPCKMMAPTLKQLADRSGDKLKIVKIDIDRSRAAADKFQIRSVPTLILFKDGKIIWRQSGAQPLHKLEADVKPYL, translated from the coding sequence ATGAACAAGCCCCAACTTCCGTTCAACGAATTAATCAAAAGTGGTCAGCCGGTGCTGGTCGACTTCTACGCGGATTGGTGCGGCCCCTGCAAGATGATGGCCCCCACGCTGAAGCAACTCGCCGACCGTTCTGGCGACAAGCTCAAGATCGTAAAAATCGATATCGACCGGAGCCGGGCCGCCGCCGACAAGTTTCAGATTCGCAGCGTGCCAACGCTCATTCTCTTCAAAGACGGCAAGATTATCTGGCGTCAGTCGGGCGCGCAGCCCCTTCACAAACTGGAAGCCGACGTAAAGCCTTATTTATAG
- a CDS encoding OmpA family protein, giving the protein MRFLLLFLFALPALPTSGQAIKLSDKPTKTVFAIKAIDDKTEADIPAHFIIKTSLARKKFEGNSRVGKEFEFILTRADTLDVIATAKGYQEAEELMVVTCDTCANYGYAIRLEKADSVFRNLQVNQAIRLDKVYFDQSSYHMRPESYEQLDKLVRTLQTQPALSIEIAGHTDNVGDRRLNQLLSENRAKVITNYLVRNGIPEKRLRYNGYGDTRPAAPNDVEENKRKNRRVEFVVLGK; this is encoded by the coding sequence ATGCGTTTTTTACTGCTCTTCCTCTTTGCACTCCCGGCCTTACCAACGAGCGGTCAGGCGATTAAGCTATCCGATAAGCCTACCAAAACGGTGTTTGCAATCAAGGCCATCGACGACAAAACCGAGGCCGACATACCGGCTCACTTCATCATTAAAACCTCGCTGGCCCGCAAGAAATTTGAAGGTAATAGCCGTGTGGGTAAAGAGTTTGAGTTTATCCTGACCCGCGCCGATACCCTCGACGTGATCGCCACCGCCAAGGGCTACCAGGAAGCCGAAGAGCTTATGGTTGTCACCTGCGACACCTGCGCCAACTACGGCTACGCCATCCGCCTCGAAAAAGCGGATTCCGTCTTTCGGAACCTACAGGTCAACCAGGCCATCCGCCTCGATAAGGTTTATTTCGATCAAAGCAGCTACCACATGCGCCCTGAGTCGTACGAACAACTGGACAAGCTAGTCCGCACGCTCCAAACGCAACCGGCGCTGAGCATCGAAATTGCCGGCCATACCGACAACGTGGGCGACCGGCGGCTCAATCAACTGCTTTCCGAAAACCGGGCCAAGGTGATTACCAATTACCTGGTGCGCAATGGCATCCCCGAGAAACGGCTGCGCTACAACGGCTACGGCGATACGCGCCCCGCGGCCCCCAATGATGTAGAAGAAAACAAGCGTAAGAACCGCCGCGTCGAATTCGTTGTATTGGGGAAGTAG
- a CDS encoding T9SS type B sorting domain-containing protein yields the protein MPQLYMKALCRLLFFSVVSLLPLVGFATHIVGGEIELLYLGPNSAYSHRLNLNLYFDQNNGNPGAEDALMTLGIFRKRDNAQLASIDLPRLGSSQVAYSIPSCATAIQSTRLIRYGVDVTFRPESFNDPGGYYVSWERCCRNGTINNLLAPGDAGSVFYLEFPAVLQNNQTFANSSPVFNTVKGDYICLNRPFTFDFGARDADGDSLVYTMVTPFNGYSTAAVPYPARPTQPGLEGVFRAAPYPPVRWASGYSETNAIPGISPLKVDAKTGLLSVTADRVGLFVFSVEVVEYRKGVAIGRVRRDFQLRVIDCPRNDAPVLLMKAPGSKEYYKAGTVIQLTDTDKACLNLFLTDPNANQRITVTNGSGALSGLAITPGVVSSGNGRDTTSTQFCFDACALYNNGNPVTLRIQATDDGCPQGITTNLDVLVQVTSTPGVKPVASTDLRGSQTTISVGSSLTFNAFGKDPQNGAVSIQAVGRGFALGSAGMTFAPTSGTGTVQQPFRWNPTCSQASQSAYVVDFIAIKRACNVERRDTTTVRLTAQGPASQPPTIRTSLPSRVVELTVVPNDTSSGAVRFTVFGNDPDKTDSLRLTGAGRGFSLTQAGMVFTNRNGRPELQSPFSWQATCAVLQGRREATFTLDFANTDGSCQAKNTDTTSVVLKLKTPEVNYSDLKVPNTFTPNNDGKNDYFGLMNVPVENCYEKFERVDVYNRWGVQVFTSTDKAFRWYGPDFPVGLYYYTVTFGRQTVKGTLMLVK from the coding sequence ATGCCTCAACTTTACATGAAAGCGCTTTGTCGGCTTCTGTTTTTCAGTGTAGTAAGCCTATTGCCCCTCGTCGGTTTTGCCACGCACATTGTCGGCGGCGAAATCGAACTGCTCTACCTCGGGCCCAACAGCGCTTATTCGCACCGGCTCAACCTGAATTTGTATTTCGATCAGAACAACGGCAACCCCGGTGCCGAAGATGCCTTGATGACCCTGGGCATTTTCCGCAAGCGCGACAATGCCCAGCTGGCCAGTATCGACCTGCCGCGCCTCGGTTCGTCGCAGGTAGCCTACTCCATTCCCAGTTGCGCCACGGCCATTCAGAGCACCCGCCTGATCCGGTACGGCGTCGACGTAACCTTCCGCCCCGAGTCGTTCAACGACCCCGGCGGCTATTACGTCAGTTGGGAACGCTGCTGCCGCAACGGGACCATCAACAACCTCCTTGCCCCCGGCGATGCAGGCTCGGTATTCTACCTGGAATTCCCGGCGGTGCTGCAAAACAACCAGACCTTTGCCAACTCCTCGCCTGTTTTCAACACAGTCAAAGGCGACTACATCTGCCTCAACCGGCCCTTTACGTTCGATTTTGGCGCCCGCGATGCCGACGGCGACAGCTTGGTGTATACGATGGTGACGCCCTTCAACGGCTACAGCACGGCGGCTGTCCCCTACCCCGCCCGCCCGACCCAGCCCGGTCTGGAAGGTGTCTTTCGGGCGGCACCGTATCCCCCTGTGCGCTGGGCCAGCGGCTATTCCGAAACCAACGCCATACCCGGCATCAGCCCCCTGAAAGTAGACGCCAAAACGGGCCTGCTGAGCGTAACGGCCGATCGGGTCGGGCTCTTTGTGTTCTCGGTGGAAGTGGTCGAATACCGCAAAGGCGTGGCCATCGGCCGGGTACGTCGTGATTTCCAGTTGCGCGTAATCGACTGCCCCCGCAACGATGCACCCGTGCTGCTGATGAAAGCGCCCGGCAGCAAGGAGTATTACAAAGCCGGTACGGTCATCCAGTTGACCGACACCGATAAGGCCTGCCTGAACCTGTTCCTGACTGATCCCAACGCCAACCAGCGCATTACCGTCACCAACGGCAGCGGCGCCCTATCGGGCCTGGCGATCACACCGGGCGTGGTTAGTTCCGGCAATGGGCGGGACACCACCTCGACGCAGTTCTGCTTCGATGCCTGCGCGCTGTATAACAACGGCAACCCCGTGACGCTGCGCATCCAGGCCACCGACGACGGCTGCCCGCAGGGGATTACCACTAACCTCGACGTACTGGTGCAGGTGACGTCGACGCCCGGCGTCAAACCCGTGGCGAGCACTGATCTGCGCGGCAGCCAGACAACCATTTCGGTGGGCTCATCGCTCACGTTCAATGCGTTTGGCAAAGACCCGCAAAACGGCGCTGTGTCGATTCAGGCCGTGGGCCGGGGGTTTGCGTTGGGCAGCGCAGGCATGACCTTCGCCCCCACCTCGGGCACCGGCACCGTGCAACAACCCTTCCGCTGGAACCCGACCTGCTCGCAGGCGTCGCAATCGGCATACGTGGTCGACTTTATCGCCATCAAACGGGCCTGTAACGTCGAACGGCGCGACACCACCACCGTCAGGTTGACTGCCCAAGGGCCCGCCAGCCAGCCACCAACGATTCGGACCTCGCTGCCCAGCCGGGTGGTGGAATTGACCGTTGTGCCGAACGATACAAGCTCGGGCGCGGTGCGGTTTACCGTCTTTGGTAACGATCCCGACAAAACCGACAGCCTGCGCCTGACGGGTGCGGGCCGGGGGTTCAGCCTGACGCAGGCGGGTATGGTGTTTACGAACAGAAATGGCCGGCCCGAACTACAATCGCCGTTTTCGTGGCAGGCGACCTGCGCCGTGTTGCAGGGGCGGCGCGAGGCCACCTTCACGCTCGACTTTGCCAACACCGATGGGAGCTGTCAGGCTAAAAACACCGATACGACCAGCGTGGTACTGAAGCTGAAAACGCCCGAGGTCAACTACAGCGACCTGAAGGTGCCCAACACGTTTACGCCCAACAACGACGGCAAAAACGATTATTTCGGGTTAATGAACGTACCTGTCGAAAACTGCTACGAGAAATTCGAGCGGGTCGACGTGTACAACCGCTGGGGCGTTCAGGTCTTCACCTCCACCGACAAGGCCTTCCGCTGGTATGGCCCCGACTTCCCCGTTGGGCTCTATTATTACACCGTCACCTTCGGCCGACAGACCGTAAAGGGTACGTTGATGCTCGTTAAGTAG
- a CDS encoding DUF5916 domain-containing protein, whose amino-acid sequence MSQRVLVLIGLCLSSLLLRAQTLQVSPADSSIQLDGLLTERTWQTAKVATNFIQNFPNDTARAYNPTEVRLTYDAQHLYVAVICYDKNPERRYTASSLKRDFEWDQNDNFTVYLDPFGDRINGFTFNVTPYGVEREGQLFNGERVASEWDNKWRSAVRVFNDRYQAELVIPFKSFRYRKGTSWFLMNFARHDLKNNQRTSWRRVPVAYRISALAFADTVRFETPLPDPGPNISLIPYVAARYSDNLGEGSMGARTVAGGVGFDAKFGLTPSLNLDLTVNPDFSNVEADQQVTNLSRFEIFYPERRQFFIENQDLFANFGFEQNRPFFSRRIGISYDTTTGVIVQNPLLYGARLSGKVGKDWRVGLLNTQTANRPERGITGQNYTMAVVQRQLFGRSNLSGIFVNRQGVGGSRSNVPDSLRYTRLAGLEYNLQTADNRWSGKLFYTRAFRPDQPGERRNGVTIDKDAYTHGLNLVYTSRNLTATWTQEYVGRQYQINDIGFVNRRGYWRFTPELSGTFYTKGSRAVVSHGPFTDLMLIRTLTPSGVARLTDREWNIGYNVQFRSTAEGGLGYYNHYTYLFFPYDPTNSDGRELAEDTGYNIRGLFGFYNSDRRKLFNVSLEGWSGGYFNGKNTSLTAQVQYRFQPYGSLSVYSEFNAIRLPEPYKSATYLLIGPRLDLTFTRKLFWTTTVQVNNQTANTLLNTRLQWRYAPVSDLFVVYQENYFPGSLTSKNRALVIKLSYWFNV is encoded by the coding sequence ATGAGTCAACGTGTACTGGTCCTGATAGGCCTCTGTCTGAGTAGCCTGCTCCTCCGCGCCCAAACCCTGCAGGTGTCGCCCGCCGATTCGTCGATTCAGCTCGACGGGCTGCTGACGGAACGTACCTGGCAGACGGCAAAGGTGGCCACCAACTTCATCCAGAATTTTCCGAACGATACGGCGCGGGCCTACAACCCTACCGAAGTGCGCCTGACCTACGACGCCCAGCACCTGTACGTAGCTGTGATCTGCTACGATAAAAACCCCGAGCGGCGCTACACGGCCAGTTCGCTGAAGCGTGATTTCGAGTGGGACCAGAACGATAATTTCACCGTCTACCTCGATCCGTTCGGCGACCGAATCAACGGCTTCACGTTCAACGTAACGCCTTACGGCGTCGAGCGCGAGGGGCAGCTGTTCAACGGCGAGCGCGTGGCATCGGAGTGGGACAACAAGTGGCGCTCGGCGGTACGTGTGTTCAACGACCGGTATCAGGCCGAACTGGTGATTCCGTTCAAAAGCTTCCGCTACCGCAAAGGCACGTCGTGGTTCCTGATGAACTTTGCCCGCCACGACCTGAAAAACAACCAGCGTACCTCGTGGCGGCGCGTGCCGGTGGCCTACCGCATCTCGGCGCTGGCCTTTGCCGATACCGTTCGGTTCGAGACGCCACTGCCCGACCCCGGCCCCAACATTTCGCTGATTCCGTACGTGGCGGCCCGCTACAGCGACAACCTGGGCGAAGGCAGTATGGGCGCGCGCACGGTTGCCGGCGGCGTTGGCTTCGACGCCAAGTTCGGGCTGACGCCGTCGCTGAACCTCGACCTGACCGTCAATCCCGATTTTTCGAACGTGGAAGCCGATCAGCAGGTGACCAACCTCAGCCGGTTCGAGATCTTCTACCCCGAACGGCGGCAGTTTTTTATCGAGAATCAGGACCTCTTCGCCAACTTCGGTTTCGAGCAGAATCGGCCTTTTTTCAGTCGGCGCATCGGTATCAGCTACGACACTACCACGGGGGTAATTGTGCAGAATCCGCTGCTCTACGGCGCCCGGCTGAGCGGCAAAGTGGGCAAAGACTGGCGGGTGGGGCTGCTTAATACCCAAACGGCCAATCGGCCTGAGCGGGGCATTACGGGCCAGAATTACACCATGGCGGTGGTGCAGCGGCAGCTATTCGGGCGGTCAAACCTCTCGGGTATTTTCGTGAACCGGCAGGGCGTGGGCGGGTCGCGCAGCAACGTACCTGACAGCCTGCGCTACACCCGCTTGGCGGGCCTGGAATACAACCTGCAAACGGCCGACAACCGCTGGAGCGGTAAGCTGTTTTACACCCGCGCTTTCCGGCCCGATCAGCCGGGCGAGCGCCGCAACGGCGTAACCATCGACAAGGATGCCTACACGCACGGCCTGAATCTCGTTTATACGAGCCGCAATCTCACCGCCACCTGGACGCAGGAGTATGTGGGGCGGCAGTACCAGATCAATGACATCGGCTTCGTGAACCGACGGGGTTACTGGCGCTTCACGCCCGAGCTGTCTGGTACGTTCTACACCAAAGGGAGCCGCGCCGTGGTGTCGCATGGGCCGTTCACTGACCTGATGCTGATTCGCACGCTGACACCCTCCGGCGTGGCGCGGCTGACCGACCGCGAATGGAACATTGGCTACAACGTGCAGTTCCGGAGCACTGCCGAGGGAGGGCTGGGGTATTACAACCATTACACGTACCTGTTCTTTCCTTACGACCCGACTAACTCCGACGGCCGCGAACTCGCCGAAGATACCGGCTACAACATCCGGGGGCTGTTTGGCTTTTACAATTCCGACCGGCGTAAGCTGTTCAATGTGAGCCTGGAAGGGTGGAGCGGCGGCTATTTCAACGGCAAAAACACCAGCCTGACGGCGCAGGTGCAGTATCGCTTTCAGCCCTACGGGTCGCTGAGCGTGTACAGCGAGTTCAACGCCATTCGCTTGCCAGAACCCTACAAATCGGCAACGTACCTGCTGATCGGTCCCCGTCTCGATCTGACCTTCACGCGTAAGCTGTTCTGGACGACCACCGTGCAGGTCAACAACCAGACGGCCAACACGCTGCTCAACACGCGTCTGCAATGGCGGTATGCACCGGTATCAGACCTGTTTGTGGTCTATCAGGAAAACTATTTCCCCGGCTCACTGACCAGCAAAAACCGCGCACTGGTGATTAAGCTCTCCTACTGGTTCAACGTGTAA
- a CDS encoding oxygenase MpaB family protein codes for MTTPTSIVRQIWGDADVILLVFAGSAAEFALNKAVDWLFFTGKLPADPIGRLFSTVQYAQQIVFADQTRASQAVTRMADIHAGVEAKRGYEIPAWAYRDVLYMLIDYSERAYELLHRPLTDAERGELFDTFQQVGAGMHVPDLPNTYADFKADRERHLAQDLERSAYTDKLFQRYREELGDWRFGLLLQAQSLLVPAPVRSLLKLPERPPLTYLMWLYPLFNTLRLRALVQRVLMPTTYLAKVQALDRR; via the coding sequence ATGACCACGCCCACCTCAATAGTACGCCAGATCTGGGGCGACGCCGACGTGATCCTGCTGGTTTTCGCGGGTTCAGCGGCCGAATTCGCCCTCAACAAAGCGGTCGATTGGCTGTTCTTTACCGGCAAACTACCGGCCGATCCCATCGGGCGTTTGTTCTCGACGGTGCAATACGCCCAGCAGATTGTTTTTGCCGACCAAACGCGCGCCAGTCAGGCCGTCACACGCATGGCCGACATCCACGCGGGAGTTGAAGCCAAACGGGGCTATGAGATTCCCGCCTGGGCTTATCGCGACGTACTCTATATGCTCATCGATTATTCGGAACGAGCCTACGAACTGTTGCATCGCCCCCTCACCGACGCCGAGCGCGGCGAGTTATTCGATACCTTTCAGCAGGTGGGCGCCGGTATGCACGTACCTGACTTGCCCAACACCTACGCCGATTTCAAAGCCGACCGGGAACGGCATCTGGCTCAGGATCTGGAACGGAGTGCCTACACCGACAAACTCTTTCAGCGGTATCGCGAAGAGTTGGGCGACTGGCGCTTCGGCCTGTTGCTGCAAGCCCAAAGCCTGTTGGTACCCGCGCCGGTTCGTTCGCTGCTCAAGCTACCTGAACGCCCTCCCCTTACGTACCTGATGTGGCTGTACCCACTCTTCAATACGTTGCGGCTGCGGGCGCTGGTGCAGCGGGTGCTGATGCCGACAACGTACCTGGCGAAGGTGCAGGCGCTGGACCGGCGCTAA